In Streptomyces hawaiiensis, one genomic interval encodes:
- a CDS encoding D-2-hydroxyacid dehydrogenase codes for MPDRLVVLYRGNRPPATGLIERLADTVYATEEELPYLLPGADALLAWVTITPAIREAWPDNPEKAPRWVHAASAGVDSFLFPALVEDPGVTLTNSSGVYNEPIAEYVLGLILALAKDFPGTWEHQQHREWRPHQSETISGRTALVWGTGPIGRAIARLLRAAGMQVCGAGRKARTDHPDFGTVHDSATLHSALAEADYVVLAAPLTPDTRGMVDAPVLAAMKPGARLINVARGGLVDEEALVGHLAAGRLAGAALDVFAQEPLPAESPLWDMPGVIVSPHMAGETMSEREGLIELFLDNLRRRAEGLPLRNVVDKRRGYVVDSNPPPL; via the coding sequence ATGCCCGACCGCCTCGTCGTCCTGTACCGGGGCAACCGGCCACCCGCCACCGGGCTCATCGAACGCCTCGCGGACACCGTCTACGCCACCGAAGAGGAACTGCCCTACCTCCTCCCCGGCGCCGACGCCCTCCTGGCCTGGGTGACCATCACCCCCGCCATCCGCGAAGCCTGGCCCGACAACCCGGAGAAGGCACCCCGCTGGGTCCACGCGGCCTCCGCGGGCGTGGACTCCTTCCTGTTCCCCGCCCTGGTGGAGGATCCCGGTGTCACGCTCACCAACTCGAGCGGTGTGTACAACGAGCCGATCGCCGAGTACGTCCTCGGCCTGATCCTCGCCCTCGCCAAGGACTTCCCCGGCACCTGGGAGCACCAGCAGCACCGCGAATGGCGTCCTCACCAGAGCGAGACGATCAGTGGCCGCACCGCGCTGGTCTGGGGCACGGGACCCATCGGCAGAGCCATCGCCCGACTGCTGCGCGCCGCCGGCATGCAGGTCTGCGGCGCCGGCCGCAAGGCCCGCACGGACCACCCCGACTTCGGCACGGTCCACGACTCCGCCACCCTGCACTCCGCCTTGGCGGAGGCAGACTACGTCGTCCTGGCCGCACCCCTCACCCCGGACACCCGGGGCATGGTCGACGCCCCCGTGCTCGCCGCCATGAAGCCGGGGGCGCGTCTGATCAACGTGGCCCGGGGCGGGCTCGTCGACGAGGAGGCGCTGGTCGGCCACCTCGCCGCCGGACGCCTCGCCGGCGCCGCCCTGGACGTGTTCGCCCAGGAACCGCTGCCCGCCGAATCGCCGCTGTGGGACATGCCGGGTGTCATCGTCTCGCCGCACATGGCGGGCGAGACCATGAGTGAGAGGGAAGGACTCATCGAGCTGTTCCTGGACAACCTCCGTCGCCGCGCCGAGGGCCTACCGCTGCGCAACGTCGTCGACAAACGTCGCGGATACGTGGTGGACTCCAACCCACCACCTCTGTGA
- a CDS encoding NAD-dependent succinate-semialdehyde dehydrogenase, with protein MTTPVVRDVPKQLFIGGGWQDAESGRTLSVDNPATGEELCRVADASPADGQRAVEAAVAAQAGWAATPPRVRSEILRRAYDIIIARTEDLALLMTLEMGKPLAEARAEVAYGAEFFRWFSEEAVRIDGGMMTAPDGRNRLLVTRQPVGPCLLITPWNFPLAMGTRKIGPAIAAGCTIVLKPAPQTPLTSLALAAILKEAGLPDGVLNIIVTTDAAGVVEPLLRGGQIRKLSFTGSTGVGRILLAQCADTVIRTSMELGGNAPLIVFDDADLDTAVEGTMVAKMRNMGESCCAANRIYVHTTVAEEFATRLATRMAALKVGDGTQPGTDVGPLIDTAGRSKAHDLVRDAVKRGATVLTGGELPEGPGSFYPPTVLTGITPDAAINDTEIFGPVAAIRTFDTEDEAVTAANDTEFGLASYLFTQNLDRALRVAERLESGMIGLNTGLVSNPAAPFGGVKQSGLGREGGRVGIGEFLEYKYIAIPTGA; from the coding sequence ATGACCACGCCCGTCGTCCGTGATGTTCCCAAGCAGCTTTTCATCGGCGGCGGTTGGCAGGACGCGGAGTCCGGCCGGACGCTGTCCGTCGACAACCCGGCCACCGGCGAGGAGCTGTGCCGGGTCGCCGACGCCTCTCCCGCCGACGGGCAGCGTGCCGTCGAGGCGGCGGTCGCGGCGCAAGCCGGCTGGGCCGCGACCCCGCCCCGGGTGCGCAGTGAGATCCTGCGCCGCGCCTACGACATCATCATCGCGCGCACCGAGGACCTCGCGCTGCTGATGACGCTGGAGATGGGCAAGCCCCTGGCCGAGGCGCGGGCCGAAGTCGCCTACGGCGCCGAGTTCTTCCGCTGGTTCTCCGAGGAAGCCGTGCGTATCGACGGCGGCATGATGACCGCCCCCGACGGCCGCAACCGCCTCCTGGTCACCCGTCAGCCGGTCGGCCCCTGCCTGCTCATCACCCCCTGGAACTTCCCCCTGGCGATGGGCACCCGCAAGATCGGCCCGGCTATCGCCGCGGGCTGCACCATCGTCCTCAAACCCGCCCCCCAGACCCCCCTGACCAGCCTCGCCCTCGCCGCGATCCTGAAGGAAGCAGGCCTGCCCGACGGCGTGCTGAACATCATCGTCACCACCGACGCCGCCGGCGTCGTCGAGCCCCTGCTGCGCGGCGGGCAGATCCGCAAACTCTCCTTCACCGGCTCCACCGGCGTCGGCCGGATCCTGCTGGCCCAGTGCGCCGACACCGTCATCCGCACCAGCATGGAACTGGGCGGCAACGCCCCCCTCATCGTCTTCGACGACGCCGACCTCGACACCGCCGTCGAAGGCACCATGGTCGCCAAGATGCGCAACATGGGCGAATCCTGCTGCGCCGCCAACCGCATCTACGTCCACACCACCGTCGCCGAGGAGTTCGCCACCCGCCTGGCCACCCGCATGGCCGCGCTGAAGGTCGGCGACGGCACCCAACCCGGCACCGACGTCGGCCCCCTCATCGACACGGCCGGCCGCAGCAAGGCCCACGACCTCGTGCGCGACGCCGTCAAGCGCGGCGCCACCGTCCTCACCGGCGGCGAACTCCCCGAAGGCCCGGGCTCCTTCTACCCACCCACCGTCCTCACCGGCATCACCCCCGACGCCGCCATCAACGACACCGAGATCTTCGGCCCCGTCGCCGCGATCCGTACCTTCGACACCGAGGACGAGGCCGTCACCGCCGCCAACGACACCGAATTCGGCCTCGCCTCCTACCTGTTCACCCAAAACCTCGACCGCGCCCTGCGCGTCGCCGAACGCCTCGAAAGCGGCATGATCGGCCTCAACACCGGACTCGTCTCCAACCCCGCCGCCCCCTTCGGCGGCGTCAAACAGTCCGGCCTCGGCCGCGAAGGGGGCCGCGTCGGCATCGGCGAGTTCCTCGAGTACAAGTACATCGCCATCCCCACCGGAGCCTGA
- a CDS encoding ABC transporter permease, which produces MMELPPTRAGHIGRGLSATAILLFLAMPIVIILVTSFGADGIGTFPPQEYSTRWYEQMAAPGGNWATSIALSSLIASLTTVFSLILGVTAAMALARGRLPLHAAVYGLVLAPMLIPQVVIALGLFLFFEPAGMLGSPLAIALGHTVLAAPIAVLIMISTLKGIDERLEDAAASMGASRMTIARRITFPLATPGLIAAAVFSFITSFDEFFIAQFLSTPDTRTLPVLVFNALQFDVDPTVTAVSAVLIALAILALALVALVRKLGGHRNQQGGFLPTEPLA; this is translated from the coding sequence ATGATGGAACTGCCCCCCACCCGGGCCGGACACATCGGCCGCGGCCTGAGCGCCACCGCGATCCTGCTGTTCCTGGCCATGCCCATCGTGATCATCCTGGTCACCTCCTTCGGCGCGGACGGCATCGGAACCTTCCCGCCGCAGGAGTACAGCACCCGCTGGTACGAGCAGATGGCCGCACCCGGCGGCAACTGGGCCACCTCCATCGCCCTGTCCAGCCTCATCGCCTCGCTGACGACGGTGTTCTCCCTGATCCTGGGCGTCACCGCCGCCATGGCCCTGGCCCGTGGCCGGCTGCCCCTGCACGCCGCGGTCTACGGGCTGGTCCTGGCTCCGATGCTCATCCCGCAGGTGGTCATCGCGCTCGGCCTGTTCCTGTTCTTCGAACCCGCCGGCATGCTCGGCAGCCCCCTGGCCATCGCCCTCGGCCACACCGTGCTCGCCGCACCCATCGCCGTCCTCATCATGATCTCCACCCTGAAGGGCATCGACGAACGACTCGAAGACGCCGCGGCCAGCATGGGCGCCAGCCGGATGACCATCGCCCGGCGCATCACCTTCCCGCTGGCCACCCCCGGCCTGATCGCGGCAGCGGTGTTTTCGTTCATCACCAGCTTCGACGAGTTCTTCATCGCCCAGTTCCTGTCCACCCCCGACACCCGAACCCTGCCCGTGCTCGTCTTCAACGCGCTGCAGTTCGACGTCGACCCGACCGTCACCGCGGTCAGCGCCGTCCTCATCGCCCTGGCCATCCTCGCCCTCGCCCTGGTCGCCCTCGTCCGCAAACTCGGCGGACACCGCAACCAGCAAGGCGGCTTCCTCCCGACGGAACCCCTCGCCTGA
- a CDS encoding ABC transporter permease: MAGTALAPGKVRVKTSEKRGHRSRIALVNAVPVTVFLLVLFVYPIIGVLSLSLEGDSGGFTLHWYADALSGVNLSVLMSTLRISAETAVLSLLVGFVLAHAIARMRPVFAALAMLIVVVPHFISALVRTYGWIIMLGEHGLINTLLTSVHAPGAPYSLLYNETGVVIGTTSVMLPYTVLVLQGVMRGVDGRLLAAAAGFGASRLTIFTRIYLPLVAPGIGTAGLLSFILCLGYYITPALMGGDKQTVVAALIDQQVMKQDQWNSAAAFGVILLLLTFAGLGVLGLAKLRRKKTAARRSSS, translated from the coding sequence ATGGCCGGCACCGCTCTCGCACCCGGCAAGGTGCGTGTCAAGACGTCCGAGAAGCGCGGACACCGCTCCCGCATCGCCCTGGTCAACGCCGTGCCCGTCACGGTGTTCCTGCTGGTGTTGTTCGTCTACCCGATCATCGGGGTGCTCTCCCTCAGCCTGGAGGGCGACAGTGGCGGCTTCACCCTGCACTGGTACGCCGACGCCCTCAGCGGTGTGAACCTGTCGGTGCTGATGTCCACCCTGCGGATCTCCGCCGAGACGGCGGTGCTGAGTCTGCTGGTGGGTTTCGTCCTGGCGCACGCCATCGCCCGGATGCGGCCGGTGTTCGCGGCGCTGGCGATGCTGATCGTGGTCGTGCCGCACTTCATCAGCGCCCTGGTGCGCACCTACGGGTGGATCATCATGCTCGGTGAGCACGGGCTCATCAACACCCTGCTGACCTCCGTGCACGCTCCCGGGGCCCCGTATTCGCTGCTGTACAACGAGACCGGTGTGGTCATCGGCACCACCTCCGTCATGCTCCCCTACACCGTCCTGGTCCTCCAGGGCGTGATGCGCGGGGTCGACGGCCGGCTCCTGGCCGCGGCGGCAGGCTTCGGCGCCTCCCGCCTGACGATCTTCACCAGGATCTATCTGCCGCTGGTCGCGCCCGGCATCGGCACCGCGGGCCTGCTCAGCTTCATCCTGTGCCTGGGCTACTACATCACCCCCGCCCTGATGGGCGGCGACAAGCAGACCGTCGTCGCCGCGCTGATCGACCAACAGGTGATGAAGCAGGACCAGTGGAACTCCGCCGCCGCCTTCGGCGTCATCCTGCTCCTGCTCACCTTCGCCGGCCTGGGCGTGCTCGGCCTGGCCAAGCTCCGCCGCAAGAAGACGGCCGCACGAAGGAGCAGCTCATGA
- a CDS encoding ABC transporter ATP-binding protein, which yields MPERPQSLTTTGKLSADDLAAVLAPQSSSLTGKSLSVTGLRKSYSGTTVVDGVDMEIAAGEFVTFLGASGSGKTTTLMMLAGFTEPDSGTIAVDGRDITKLNPGKRDFGFVFQQYLLFPHMTVAENVAFPLTLRGVAKEEIRRRVGETLEAAGLSKFAGRKPRELSGGQQQRVALCRVLVYRPPIVLMDEPLGALDKKLRDQMQTEIKSIQRELGLTVIYVTHDQEEALVLSDRIAIMKDGRIEQFDTPRGLFERPRTPFVADFLGAANFLPGKVEESTADGCTPVRLDTGGLLKARAHACAPGQRVRAAVRPGKLRLVSAEESCCTGTVETAVYVGSLTRITVRLDGAAPGTPLLRIETAASPPRPGERVCVTADREDVSVFDESDGG from the coding sequence ATGCCTGAGCGGCCCCAGAGTCTGACCACCACCGGGAAGCTGTCAGCCGACGATCTCGCCGCTGTCCTGGCACCACAATCCTCCTCCCTGACGGGGAAGTCGTTGTCGGTGACCGGGCTGCGGAAGTCCTACAGCGGGACGACGGTGGTCGACGGTGTGGACATGGAGATCGCGGCGGGTGAGTTCGTCACCTTCCTCGGCGCGTCCGGCTCCGGCAAGACGACGACGCTGATGATGCTGGCCGGGTTCACCGAGCCCGACTCCGGCACCATCGCCGTGGACGGCCGGGACATCACCAAGCTCAACCCCGGCAAGCGGGACTTCGGTTTCGTCTTCCAGCAGTACCTGCTCTTCCCCCACATGACCGTCGCCGAGAACGTCGCCTTCCCGCTCACCCTGCGCGGTGTGGCCAAGGAGGAGATCCGCCGCCGCGTGGGCGAGACCCTGGAGGCGGCGGGCCTGTCGAAGTTCGCCGGCCGCAAGCCGCGTGAGCTGTCCGGTGGCCAGCAGCAGCGTGTGGCGCTGTGCCGGGTGCTGGTCTACCGTCCGCCGATCGTGCTGATGGACGAACCGCTGGGCGCGCTGGACAAGAAGCTGCGCGACCAGATGCAGACCGAGATCAAGTCCATCCAGCGCGAACTCGGCCTGACCGTCATCTACGTGACGCACGATCAGGAGGAGGCCCTGGTCCTGTCGGACCGGATCGCCATCATGAAGGACGGCCGCATCGAGCAGTTCGACACCCCCCGCGGCCTGTTCGAACGCCCCCGCACCCCCTTCGTCGCCGACTTCCTCGGCGCCGCCAACTTCCTCCCGGGCAAGGTCGAGGAATCCACCGCGGATGGCTGCACCCCGGTCCGTCTGGACACCGGCGGTCTGCTCAAGGCGCGTGCGCATGCCTGTGCGCCGGGCCAGCGGGTGCGTGCCGCAGTCAGGCCGGGCAAGCTGCGCCTGGTCAGCGCCGAGGAGAGCTGCTGTACCGGCACGGTCGAGACGGCCGTCTACGTGGGTTCGCTGACGCGGATCACGGTGCGTCTGGATGGTGCGGCTCCGGGTACGCCACTGCTGCGGATCGAGACGGCCGCGAGCCCGCCCCGTCCCGGTGAGCGGGTCTGTGTCACCGCTGACCGCGAGGACGTCAGCGTCTTCGACGAGTCGGACGGGGGGTGA
- a CDS encoding ABC transporter substrate-binding protein, whose amino-acid sequence MEGNLIGRRSVLRTAGALAAATAVTGCGTLTGSGESRTSSGGKKRLVVSNSGGAYNDALTKALYEPFTKETGITVTTVNYQSAQVIAQVRQGRPQVDLMDNSLLIFQKMTRLDCLEPVDYDRLKNVKGAGIAEVQLPEHAVGKNVWASVMAYRTDSLKRAPKNWADFWNTHSFSGPRSLQSVEVDLPELEFALLADGVPLDKLYPLDVDRAFAAMSRIRKDVKKFWNTGALPAVLLGRKEVVATSLWGGRADELIKQGMPVAYQWNGARRMTNGWGIPKGADNTDAAYKLIDFSLRPEVQAAFSKLYSGSPVVPGAIKLLSEDDLVNQPTSPKNLKTGFDADVAWWDKNRDAVTKRWQEWADA is encoded by the coding sequence ATGGAAGGCAACCTGATAGGACGCAGAAGCGTACTTCGCACCGCAGGCGCGCTGGCCGCTGCCACCGCAGTGACCGGCTGCGGCACCCTCACGGGCAGCGGCGAGAGCCGCACATCGTCGGGCGGTAAGAAGCGGCTCGTCGTCAGCAACAGCGGTGGCGCCTACAACGACGCGCTGACCAAGGCGCTCTACGAGCCGTTCACCAAGGAGACCGGCATCACGGTCACGACGGTCAACTACCAGTCGGCGCAGGTCATCGCGCAGGTCAGGCAGGGCCGCCCGCAGGTCGACCTGATGGACAACTCGCTGCTGATCTTCCAGAAGATGACGCGCCTGGACTGTCTGGAGCCGGTGGACTACGACCGGCTGAAGAACGTCAAGGGTGCCGGTATCGCCGAGGTTCAGCTGCCGGAGCACGCGGTCGGCAAGAACGTGTGGGCCAGCGTGATGGCCTACCGCACGGACAGCCTCAAGCGCGCCCCGAAGAACTGGGCCGACTTCTGGAACACGCACTCCTTCAGCGGCCCGCGCTCCCTGCAGAGCGTGGAGGTCGACCTTCCCGAGCTGGAGTTCGCGCTGCTCGCCGACGGAGTGCCGCTGGACAAGCTGTACCCGCTTGATGTGGACCGGGCCTTCGCGGCGATGTCGCGGATCCGCAAGGACGTGAAGAAGTTCTGGAACACCGGCGCCCTGCCGGCCGTGCTGCTGGGCCGCAAGGAAGTCGTCGCCACCAGCCTGTGGGGCGGTCGTGCGGATGAGCTGATCAAGCAGGGCATGCCGGTCGCCTACCAGTGGAACGGCGCCCGCAGGATGACCAACGGCTGGGGCATCCCCAAGGGCGCGGACAACACCGACGCCGCCTACAAGCTGATCGACTTCTCGCTGCGCCCGGAGGTGCAGGCGGCGTTCTCCAAGCTGTACTCGGGCAGTCCGGTCGTCCCCGGCGCCATCAAGCTGCTCTCGGAGGACGATCTGGTCAACCAGCCGACCTCGCCGAAGAACCTGAAGACCGGGTTCGACGCGGATGTGGCCTGGTGGGACAAGAACCGTGACGCCGTCACCAAGCGCTGGCAGGAGTGGGCCGATGCCTGA
- a CDS encoding haloacid dehalogenase type II: protein MAIPSLQFRPKYVSFDCYGTLIEYPITPITYELVGDQIPAEQWDQFVREFRGYRYDQVRGEYYPYEQVLQDSFERVCRKWGVKAAPDAGKRFADGVRSWGPHPDVVAPLKKMAEHYKLVILSNADNSFLAESVPKLGADFHAVLTAEQAGYYKPRYAAFEYMLEKLDASPEDFVHVASHTRYDHQSMHDMGFRNLVLLDRGYDPVTHGYDYVTVKSLDDLNTMLGI from the coding sequence ATGGCAATTCCCTCGTTGCAGTTCCGCCCTAAGTACGTCTCGTTCGACTGCTACGGCACGCTGATCGAATACCCGATCACCCCCATCACGTACGAGCTCGTCGGCGACCAGATCCCCGCCGAGCAGTGGGACCAGTTCGTCCGGGAGTTCCGCGGCTACCGCTACGACCAGGTCCGCGGCGAGTACTACCCCTACGAGCAGGTGCTGCAGGACTCCTTCGAGCGGGTCTGCCGCAAGTGGGGTGTCAAGGCGGCGCCGGACGCCGGCAAGCGGTTCGCCGACGGTGTCCGCAGCTGGGGGCCTCACCCGGATGTGGTGGCGCCGCTGAAGAAGATGGCCGAGCACTACAAGCTGGTGATCCTCTCCAACGCCGACAACTCCTTCCTCGCGGAGAGCGTGCCCAAGCTCGGCGCGGACTTCCACGCCGTCCTCACCGCTGAGCAGGCCGGCTACTACAAGCCCCGGTACGCCGCGTTCGAGTACATGCTCGAGAAGCTCGACGCGTCCCCCGAGGATTTCGTGCACGTCGCCTCGCACACCCGTTACGACCACCAGTCGATGCACGACATGGGCTTCCGCAACCTGGTTCTGCTGGACCGCGGCTACGACCCGGTGACCCACGGCTACGACTATGTGACGGTGAAGTCCCTGGACGACCTCAACACCATGCTCGGCATCTGA
- a CDS encoding phosphotransferase, giving the protein MNTSPAPTYAERLLSESGLTSSHQPIDVMLVSIFLEKHYRLSGRFERLATEKDDTFRLSTESSTYLVKVSPPEEAEAVVALQTAAMRYLESTAPHLPVQRVRLTAGGDDHVNIRLNDGRTRVLRVFDFVEGQVLADANPDAERLARAGEMLGLIDVALREFSHPADRRGLAWDIRHFHQLAELVEHTPKPEHRRSARSVFRLFGENVVPRLSDLETQVIHGDFSPYNIVVDPKNDHYVTGVIDFGDTVRSAVIFDPAVPMANLLGRPPDDPWRDACAFGAGYQRERPIRASELPLLPVAALARLTLRALITNWRAERAPERREYLLEHAKDDWINVERSLSVSLDDVVAHLREARHGHS; this is encoded by the coding sequence GTGAACACCTCACCAGCACCGACCTACGCCGAACGGCTCCTCTCGGAGAGCGGCCTGACGTCGTCCCATCAGCCCATCGACGTGATGCTGGTGAGCATCTTCCTTGAGAAGCACTACCGCCTCAGCGGGCGCTTCGAACGGCTGGCGACCGAGAAGGACGACACATTCAGGCTCAGCACCGAATCGAGCACCTACCTCGTGAAGGTCTCACCCCCTGAAGAGGCCGAGGCGGTCGTCGCCCTCCAGACCGCCGCGATGCGCTACCTCGAAAGCACCGCTCCGCACTTGCCCGTCCAGCGGGTGAGGCTGACTGCCGGCGGAGACGACCATGTGAACATCAGGCTGAACGACGGCAGGACTCGGGTCCTGCGGGTGTTCGACTTCGTAGAAGGCCAGGTCCTTGCCGATGCGAACCCGGACGCGGAGCGGCTCGCCAGAGCGGGCGAGATGCTCGGGCTGATCGACGTGGCGCTCAGAGAGTTCTCCCACCCGGCGGACCGACGAGGTCTGGCATGGGACATCCGGCACTTCCACCAGCTGGCCGAACTGGTCGAGCACACGCCCAAACCCGAGCACCGCCGGTCGGCCCGATCGGTCTTCCGGCTCTTCGGCGAAAACGTCGTCCCGAGGCTGAGTGATCTCGAGACGCAAGTGATCCACGGTGACTTCAGCCCCTACAACATCGTGGTGGATCCGAAGAATGATCACTACGTCACCGGGGTCATCGACTTCGGCGACACCGTGCGCAGTGCGGTGATCTTCGACCCCGCCGTTCCCATGGCGAACCTGCTCGGCAGGCCGCCGGATGACCCCTGGCGGGACGCCTGCGCCTTCGGCGCCGGCTACCAACGGGAGCGGCCGATCCGGGCCTCCGAGCTCCCACTGCTCCCGGTTGCCGCATTGGCACGACTCACGCTGCGTGCGCTGATCACGAACTGGCGCGCGGAGCGCGCACCCGAACGGCGCGAGTACCTCCTGGAGCACGCCAAGGACGACTGGATCAATGTCGAGCGTTCCTTGTCCGTGAGCCTCGACGACGTCGTCGCGCACCTACGGGAAGCCCGTCACGGGCATTCCTAA
- a CDS encoding aspartate aminotransferase family protein — MTSTLSRAIAHYPNRFDPGAVSELPEHIQETIHRRERVLGPGYTLIYKEPVEFVSGHGAHLIDRDGNDYLDAYNNVPCVGHAHPHVAKAVARQMTAVNTNTRYVQEALVDYAERLLATFPEELSKLSIACSGSEANDLAMRVARFHTGGEGIIVTRWAYHGITREVASFSPTLGAGSPLGPNVRLIDAPDPRLVAPGSTLDEHMRQQVRGAIDDLERHGYQLAALITDCAYSSDGIFTDPPGYMQAVVEEVHAAGGVYIADEVQSGFARLGDSMWGFSRHGVLPDIVTMGKPMGNGLPISGVVFRPEVCEEFGRNVRYFNTFGGSSIPVAAGAAVLDVIEKENVQQRVLESGNALRAGLREITKDSPYIAEVRGAGLFVGVEIVKDRGTLEPDRALAEDVINDMRDRRILINGTGTSANTLKIRPPLAFDSADVTRFLETFAEVAKNRL, encoded by the coding sequence ATGACTTCGACACTCAGTCGGGCGATCGCCCACTACCCCAACCGGTTCGATCCGGGCGCAGTCAGCGAACTCCCCGAACACATCCAAGAGACCATCCACCGCCGCGAGCGGGTGCTGGGCCCCGGCTACACGCTCATCTACAAGGAGCCGGTCGAGTTCGTGTCCGGTCACGGCGCCCACCTGATCGACCGTGACGGCAACGACTATCTCGACGCCTACAACAACGTCCCGTGCGTCGGACACGCCCACCCCCACGTGGCCAAGGCCGTCGCCCGGCAGATGACCGCCGTCAACACCAACACGCGCTACGTCCAGGAAGCACTGGTCGACTACGCGGAGCGGCTTCTGGCGACCTTTCCCGAGGAGCTGTCGAAGCTGAGCATCGCGTGCAGCGGCTCGGAGGCGAACGACCTGGCCATGCGCGTGGCGAGGTTCCACACGGGCGGCGAGGGCATCATCGTCACCCGCTGGGCCTACCACGGCATCACCCGGGAGGTGGCGAGCTTCTCGCCCACCCTGGGCGCAGGCTCGCCACTGGGCCCGAACGTCCGGCTCATCGACGCTCCCGACCCGCGCCTCGTAGCCCCCGGTTCCACTCTCGACGAGCACATGCGGCAGCAGGTGCGCGGCGCGATCGACGACCTCGAGCGCCACGGCTACCAGCTCGCTGCACTGATCACCGACTGCGCCTACAGCAGCGACGGCATCTTCACCGACCCCCCCGGCTACATGCAGGCCGTGGTGGAGGAGGTGCACGCGGCCGGCGGTGTCTACATCGCGGACGAGGTCCAGTCGGGATTCGCCCGGCTGGGGGACTCGATGTGGGGCTTCAGCCGCCACGGCGTGCTGCCGGACATCGTCACCATGGGCAAGCCGATGGGCAACGGCCTGCCGATCTCGGGTGTGGTCTTCCGCCCCGAGGTCTGCGAGGAGTTCGGACGCAACGTGCGCTACTTCAACACCTTCGGCGGTAGCTCCATCCCCGTGGCCGCCGGCGCCGCGGTGCTGGACGTCATCGAGAAGGAGAACGTGCAGCAGCGCGTCCTGGAGAGCGGCAACGCTCTGCGCGCGGGGCTGCGGGAGATCACCAAGGACTCCCCCTACATCGCCGAAGTCCGCGGCGCCGGCCTCTTCGTCGGCGTGGAGATCGTCAAGGACCGGGGGACACTCGAGCCCGACCGCGCACTTGCCGAAGACGTCATCAACGACATGCGCGACCGCCGCATCCTGATCAACGGCACGGGCACGTCGGCGAACACACTGAAGATCCGTCCTCCGCTGGCCTTCGACTCCGCCGATGTGACCCGCTTCCTTGAGACCTTCGCCGAGGTCGCGAAAAACCGTCTGTAG